The Streptomyces sp. NBC_00454 DNA segment CATCGACATGCCCGGCGTGTTCCTGGCGATCTTGCTGATCCTTGCCGTCGGCATTTCCATCGACCTTCTGATCTTCTCCCCCATACAGAGATCACATTTCAAGAAGATAGGGGTCATTTCGGATGAGCTGTAGGATGATTCGAATGCTTGATGATTCAAAGAGGGGGAGGTGAGGTCGTGTACCTCATTCGAGCCGAGCTGAAGAGTCGAAAGGATTCCCACTCGGAATTTTCCTCGTGCGCCGCGTCGGCCATTGAATCGATGAAAGGAGAGTGTGCGAAGGGTGGGTCGGTGCAGCACGTTCGGGCCGTGGAGATCCCCGGTGGGCTCATTGTTTCCATGTTCGTCGTCGCCGCCACATTGAATGAAGCCGAGGAATCGGTGGAGGAATCCTTGAGGGTGGTCTTCGAAGATTTCCATCTCCTGGATGTCAAGATGAACCCTTACCCACTCATTGGGATCTGACCGGCAGGATACGGGCGGGACGGAAACTCCATACGATGAGGAATGGAATTCCATAAGGCATTTTGACGGAATCTCTTGTGTTACGATTGCCTGCGATCAATCCGGGTCTGGAAGAGGGGCGAGTGTGCGATGGGCGGCTTGGAGGGGCTTGGGCTGACAGATTCAGCTGAGCGGGTCTATAGGGCCATCGTCACCCATCCAGAGATGGGCGTGCAGGAAATCAGTCGTGGGGTCGGGATGGACGACGAGGTGGTTCGCTCGTGCATGGATGAGCTCGCCGACCTCGCCTTGGTCAGGCCGACGAGTACAGCCCGGCAGTCTGTTCTGATCAGCCCCAAAGTCGCCTTGGAGGCGCTGGTCACCCAACGGAAGGCAGAACTCTTCCGGGTGCAGCACGAGCTGGAGCTGAGCAGTGTCGCGGCTTCCGAACTGGTCGCCGAAATCGGTGCACACCCCTATGTGGGTGCAACCGAGGGGATTGAAGTCCTCCGAGGTGTGGATGAGATCCGAGGGACTTTTGAACGGCTCTCGTTCGGCATTTCATCGGAAGTCCTGGCGATTATTCCGCTCTCCCGTCTGGACCCGAAGGGAATGGAATCGAGCCGCGTCCTCGACGAGGACCTCATGCAGCGCGGCGTCAAGCTCCAGACGTTGTATTTGGACAGCATCCGCAACGACAGGGCCGCTCGCGACTACGCCTCCTGGCTCACCGAACTCGGCGGTGAAGTGCGGACCGCGCCGGTTCTCCCGAGACGGCTGACGGTGATCGACCGTGAGATGGCGATCATCCCAGTCGACTCTCAATCGCAGGAAGCGCTGCTGGTGAGCGTGGCCGGCGTCGTCGAGGCACTGATCGCAATGTTCGGCACCATCTGGAACTTCGCAGACCCGTTGGGCACCTCGGACCAGAGAACCGACGAGGGAATTACCTCGCAAGAGCAAGCACTGCTGAGGCTCCTGGGATCCGGTCTCACCGACGAGGCGGCCTGCAAGCGCTTGGGAGTATCCCTTCGCAGCGTGCGTCGAATGATGGCGGACCTGATGGTTCGTCTGGAGGCCGGAAGCCGGTTCGAGGCCGGAGCAAAGGCCGCTCAGCGGGGTTGGATCTGATACCGCAATTGCGTTGGTGCCTGTAGCCCGTCAATGTTCTGGACCATGTGTGGGGCGCCCGCGGGTGCTTGTCCGCTGACGGTCCTGGCCATGCGCCCGCCACGTCAAACCGCCCTGCACACCCGCTGCGTACGCCCCTGGCCGTCTCCCGGGATTCACGCGCGATCGGTGTTGAGGACCCGGTCCTCCGCCGGCACCACTCTCCTGCGGCTGGGTTTGGCCGACCACTTGTAAACCCGATAGTGGTCCGGCCGTGGCCGGCTGAATGCTCGTGCGCGCAGCCGTAGCATCGGCTGATGCGCTACATCGACAGCCGAGACCTCACTGAGGCCGTGAGTGAGATGCAGCGGGTGCTCGGCCCGCATGACGCGAAGGACTGGTCGGTGCCGGCGGGTTCGCTGGAATGGAGCTGTTGGACGACGGCCGCCCATATCGCCCATGACCTGCTCGCCTACGCCGGGCAGGTCGCCGCGCGCGCTACGGACGGCTACCTGTCCTTCGACCTCGCGGTCCGCTCGGACAGCTCCCCGCGGGAGGTGCTCCAGGTGGTCGCCGCCTGCGCGGGGCTCCTCGCCAGTGCGCTGGCCACGACCGGACCGGAGGCGCGGGCCTGGCACTTTGGTCCTTGCGACCCGCCGGGCTTCGCGGCGATGGGTGTCGCCGAGATCCTCCTCCACACCCATGACATCACCCAAGGACTGGGGGTGCCCTGGCTGCCACCGGCCCCTCTCTGTGAAGTAGTGCTCCGCCGCCTCTTCCCCGACGCTCCGCCCGGTGACCCCACGCAGGTCCTCCTCTGGTGTACGGGAAGGGGCGACCTGGACCACCGCCCTCGCCGCACCTCATGGACATGGCAGGCGGCAGTAGCCGAGTGATCAGACCCGCCGGAAGGAGATCGAGCCGAAGCTGCTGGGCAGGAAGCGCCGGACGGCTGACGCGGGATCGGAAGGACGGACCCTCCAACGTGGCCTCCCACTCCCTCGGCTCAACGGCCGACGCCAGAGGTTGAACGCGTAGCTCTCCCCGAAGCCCGGAAGCGGTCCGGCAGGAGCGGTCATGAGCCAGTGGGGGAGTCCCGCCCATTTCGCGTTTGCTGCGATCGAACAAATGACCATCGGATCGAACTCCGGGGGGAACCGCCGGGCGGTGCGTTGAAGACGTTCATCCAGGCTCGGTGCGAGCGCGGGCCGGCGGCGCCGGCCCGGGCCTCGCGGCGCTGTGGGAGGCGGTCCGGCCGGCTCGTCCCAGGTTTGCGGATCGACGAGGCCCTGAAGTACCGGCCGATCGCGCTCTGAGGACGAAGCCGTCGTAGCGGACCCGGCGCCGGCCCTGTGCGTCCGGCGGGTGGACGGTCTCCGTCAGCCGCGTGACCCGTACGCCGCCCGGCCGCGCGCGTGGTCGAAGGCGGCGGCGGTGCCTGCCGGGTCGAGGTTCCAGGGGCTCGCACCGCAGTACGGGCCGATGCGGCGGAACTGCTCCAGCGCTTCCCGCGGCATCCCCGCGACCAGCAGGTGGTGGGCGAGGCGGTGGCGCAGTCGCGGCAGGTCTTGCGGCTGGGTGAGCCAGACATACGCGACGCCGAGCAGAAGGCCCAGGAAACAGGGCCCATGAGGACGGCCGCCCCTCCCGGGTGGGAGGGGCGGCCGTTGACGTGCTGTGGTGCTACGGGTGGATCAGGGAGCCGCGTCCAGGGTGGGGACGGGAAGGGGCGCGGTGCCCAGGGTCGTGATGCTCCAGCGCTGGGCGTTGGAGGGGTTGCAGTCGTACAGCCAGAGCTGGGTGCCCGGGGTGGTGTTGTAGTTGCCGAGGTCCACGCAGCGGCCGGAGACCGGGTTGTAGATCGAACCGTCGGCGCGGGGCACGAACTGCTGGGCCGGGGTCGGAGTACCGCCACAGGTCCGCAGTTCGAGCAGGGTGAGGTTGGCGGTGCCCGCATTGGTCGCGTTCACGCACTTGCCCTGGATCCGGAGGGATCCGTCGGCCCGTACGTCGAAGTCCTGGGCGGCGGTGCCGTTGCAGGCCGCGATCTGGATCTTGTTGCCGTCATTGGAGAGGGCGTAGTCGTTGTCCATGCAGATGCCCGGGGCGGGTGCCGCGCTGAGCGTGATCCGGCCCGTGACCGCGGGCGCGGTGGGCGCGGCCGCGTAGTTGTAGGCGGCGAAGTTGCTGACGCCGCCGTTCAGGGTGTCCGAGTTCGCACCGGAGACCTTGTACCGGCCGAAGACGATCGAACCGCTGGGGGCGGGGCTGGTGTTCGCCGCGTGGTGGCCGGTGCTGGCCAGGACGCCGTTGACGTACAGGCTCATCAGGCCGGTGCCGGCGTTGTAGACGGCGGTCAGGCGGGTCCAGGTGTCAGCGGTCCACCGGGCGGACTGGTTGGCGACGCTGGTGTAGTCGTAGGGCCAGCCTCCGCCCTGCGCGTTGGCCATGGCGAAGTGCCACTGACCGGTGTTCTTGTCGCCGTAGATCATGAACGAGCTGTTCTGCGTGCCGTCCTGGCTGACGATCATGCTCGTCGTGGGCCCGGGGCTGGTCGACCCGTGCTTGGCCCACGTGGTGATGGTGAAGTCCTTGCGGGTGTCGATGCCCGGACCGGTGGTGGTGATGCTGGACCCGGCACCGCCGAACGCCGCGTACTTGGTGCTACGGCCATCGATGACTTCGGTGGGGAAGGTGACGGCGCCCGCCACGGTCCCCGGGTACTTGTTGCCGCCAGCGCTGGGGGTGCTGGTGCCGGAAACGGCGTTCAGCTTCCACTGGACGGTGGGCGTGTTGAGGTTGCCCTGGAGGGTGAAGGCGGACGCGACGCCGGTCACGGTGGGGTAGAGGATGCTGGTGCCGTTGGGGGCGGTGCCGGCGCCGGCGAAGGAGACGAGCTGCTGCTCCTTGTCCACGGCCCAGAGGTCGGGGATGTTGTCGCCGGTGAGGTCGCCGTCGGAGCCGACGCGGGGGTAGCGGGCCGGGTCGATCTTGCCGGAGATGGCGCCGGCCGCGGGGTCGGCGATTGCGGTGAGGACGGGGGCATCAGGAGTGCCGCCCGTGACGGTGAAGGCGTGGAGCGTGCCGCCGTCGGTCTTGTTACGGGCCCACAGGGTGGCGAAGTTGGTGCCCTTGGCACGGCCGGGGGTGATCAGCTCGTAGCTGTCCCACTTGGTGTCGTTGCCGGAGATCAGGTACGCGGGCGAGTCGAGCTGGTTGGTGGCGCCGGGGATGCCGAGCCACAGGCGCCCGTTCTCCACCCACAGGAGTGAGGTCTGGGGCAGGGAATTCGGCAGGCCGGCCTTGCTGTCACCGGTGATGGAGCCGTAGGCGGCGATCTGGGTGACCTTGGACCAGTCGATGCCGAAGCCGTAGTCGGCGCAGACGATGGGGGTGCCGTCGGTCTTGGCGCAGGAGCCGGGCTTGTCCACCTTGTTGGGCGCCTGGCTGTCGACCAGTCCGGTGTTGTTGTTGGTGAAGACGTACAGGTTGGGCTTTCCCGGTTCGTGGGCGAGGAGGTCGTCCACGTTCTTGTAACCGAGGCTGCCGCGGTGGGTGAGCTGGATGCCGTTCCAGCCGTTGCCGCTCACGCTGGAGCGGGCCAGGGCGACGGGGGAGGCTGCGGGGTCGCCGCCGCCGTTGATCTGACGGATGTTGCCGGCGGAGTCGGCGAGGACGACGTCGGCCTTCTTGTCACCGTTGATGTCGCCGAAGATCGGCGCCGGGCTGTTCGGGTTCGACGGGACGTAGAAGCTGTAGGCGATGGGCTGGGACATGTTGCCCGCGTTGTCCTGCGTCTGCAGGTACAGGTAGTTCGTGCCCCAGGCCCGCGGGGTGTAGTTGACGGTGGCCTTGCCGTCGGTGAAGGTCTTGATGATCTGCGAGTCCGTGTCGGTGCAGTTCCAGTCGGAAGCCGCCTTGACCGGGTCCGTGGTCCAGCGGGCGCAGGCCAGGCCGGAGCTGCGGTTGGTACCGGTGGTCGGGGCGTTGTCCGCACCGAAGAGGGTGAAGGTGCCCGGCTCGTCGACCCGCTTGGGGTGACCGCCGGTGGTGCCGGAGGCCGGGAAGTCCGTCGAGGTCACGGAGGCGGACGGAGCGGTCCGGTCGACCCGGAAGAAGCACCAGCCGGTCTCGGCGCTGGTCAGCGTCCCGTCCGTGGTGCGCGCGGTCCAGCCGTACTGGTGGCCTTCGATGAGCCTGCCGGCGTCCACGACGACGTCACCGGAGGAGCCGTTCCAGCCGGTCTGGAACCACTGGGACGCACCGGCGGCGTCGTCGTCCCACATCTGGAAGGTCGTCTGGAGCTGACGGCCGGTGGGCGACCAGGTGTCGGACGTCAGGTAGACGTTGGTGTTGGCGCCCATCCAGCCCGGGTTGTCCCAGGGCTGGGCCGCACCGGGGGTGGTGCAGGCGGAGTAGGAGCCGGTGCCGGCGAAGCCCGGGGTGGGGCTGGTACGGGGGTTGCCGACGAAGGGCTGGAAGTCGTACGTGGTGACGACGTGCGGGGTGTTGTTGAACCGCTGGCGGTAGTACATGTTGCCTTCGTCGTCCGGCGCGAGGCCGAAGGTGAAGGTCGACCAGCGGCCGGAGGCAGCGTTCTTCATCTGCGCGGTGACGTCGTACTGGATCTCACCGGTGCCCGAGATGGTGGCGCCGCCGATCTTCGTGCAGCCGCCCATCCGCGAGTTCTTGTCACACGGCTGGTGGTTCCAGCTCGTGGGGCTGCTGATGCCCCCGGTGTGATAGAGGCCCATCGGGGTGGCCGTGCTCGGGCTGGAGGAGGAGACGACGGTGGCGTAGAGCCGCGCGTCGAGGACCTCGGCGCCGTGGATCGCCGTGTTGATCCCGATCTGGAAGTAGGCGCGCGTGCGGCCCTTGATGGTGCACGTCGAGTAGCCGCAGTAGCCGGCGGCCGGGGTGTTCTGACCGTCCGAGGTGCCGTTGAACTCGTTGGTGTCCGGGTACGCCTCCTGGACCTGCGACCACGCCTGGTTGCCGCTGTCGGCAGTGGGGTTGACGCCCGGGTCGATGTACCAGGGGCCGGTGCCCTGGCCGAGGAGGGAGGTGTCGGGGGTCAGGTCGATGCCGGTGGCGTCGGTCTTGACGGCGATGGGCTTGACGTTGGCGGTGTCGCCGGGTGCGTCGGCGGTGGACGTCGCCACCGCGTCGGCGGCGGCAGGGGCCGGGGCGGCCTGCGGGGCGGCGTCGGCTCCGCTCACGGCTGCGGACTTACCGGCCTTGGCGCCGCTCTGGGGAGCTGCGGCGGTGTCCGGGGTGGCCGTCTTGGCGGAGTCCCACATGAAGGAGGTGGGGCTGGTGAAACGGGCCTTGCCCTGGACGTCGTTGAAGGCGATGTTGCCCGCGGCGTCGGCGGAGGTGTGCAGCCCCGGGGCGTCGACGTCGAGGCGGATCTTCTTCAGGGCCGGGTTGGCGGCGGCCTGGGCGGTGCGGACGATCAGGACCTGGCTCCAGCCGCCGAGCTGGGTGGCGGTCAGGCGCAGGTCGACGTCGGGCAGGACGTTCTTGTAGAGGGCGTCGTTGCCGTCGAGCGTGGGCTTGGGCAGCTTGAACGGGGCCTTGAAGGCCAGCTTCTTGCCGTCGCCCGTCGTCATCGTGGCCATCGGCCCGGTACCGCCGCCGGAGATGCTCAGCGCGGAGGGAACGACGGTCGGGGAGATGGTGCCGTCGGCGTTGACCTTGAGGGTGGTGTCGATCGCGCGCCAGGAACCGTTCGCCTGCTTCACCCGCTCCGGGGCCGACGCGGCATCGACGGTGAGCGTGCCACCCGGATTGGCGAACGTCTGCGAGTTCGCGGTCGTCAGGTGGTCGACGACCACCCGCTTCCCCATGCTCTTGGCCTGCGCCAGCGCGGCCTCCAAGGCCTTCTGCTCGGCAGTGGGCTTGGGCTTGGGGGTCGAAGCCGGCCAGTTGTGGTTGGCCGGGCCGTGGTTGGCCGGGCCGTTCTCCGCGAAGGCGCTCGGGGCGGCGATCAGCCCGGCCCCCAGGGACAGCACGGCTACGCCGACCAGGGGAAGCATGGCGGCCGCGGACGCCTGTCGACGCCGGAGTCTTCCGGGTCTGGGGTCATGTGAAGAAAGTGATGGCCTCATGGGCGGAGGTCCTCGCTATGCGCGTCGGTGAACGAAGGTCAGGCGCACGCTCCTTACTCTGTGCAAGCCTGTCAACGTTTTGTCAGATCTATATGTCTGGTTCATGGCAATGGTTGCCGGATTGCCTGTCAAGTGAGATTGATCATGTAAGGGAATCGTAAGAAAAACCTGTACGGATTCCCCCTTCCCTTCGTAGGGTCGATTTCCGGACTCTGGCGAAATCGGACTTATTCATTCCCTTTCTGTGGGGGGGGTGGGTTGGTCTCGTCAGGGTGGTTCGTTTTTGTGCTCGCGTGAAAAGGGTGTGGGTGCCGCCGTCGCAAGTGGCGCTGCCGCAGACCCAGCCGGTGAACGGCTCGATCGCCCAGGCGGGTTGACGCCAAGGCGTCGGCAGGTGTGTGGATCTGTTTGGATCCCGGACGCGAGGGCGACGGATCAGGCCGGCGCCGCGATGGTTTCGCTCGGCGAGGGCAGCGAATCGGGAACTGTCATTGCTGGCGCAAGGCCTGTTCAGGCCGGTGAGTTTCCCGGTACGGCTCTCCGCGCTCCGGCTCTGGGACACGTGCTCGTCGTGGCTGTGGCTGTGGCTGTGGCTGTGGACACGGGCCGTCACTCCGAAGCCCGGTCATGTCCATGGCCGGGGCCCCTGGAGGCTGCCCCAGAGGGTGGGGCGCGTTGGGGATCTTCGGGTTTCTGGATTTCCGCTCCGGTAACCCGTGCCCTCCTTAGGGTGGTTCTACTGTCTTTTCGGTCGGCCGGCCCAGGCGTCGACCCGTAGCCCAAGGGGGAGGATCGTGCTGGTCGAGGCGTTGACGACGTTGGCGGCGGCCGCGGGCGGTGCGGTGGCACAGGCCGCCGGGACCGACGCGTGGCAAGCGGTGCGGCGGCGCGTGGCGGAGCTCTCCGGGCGTGGTGACGCCGAGCTGGAACGCCTCGACCGGACCTCGCGTGCGCTGGAACCGGGCACGACCGCGGACCAGGAGAGCGAACGCGTACGGCAGGCGGGCATGTGGCAGGCACGCTTCGAGACCCTGCTGGAAAGCCTGGATCCCGAGGACCAGCGGCGCGCGGCCGACGAGCTGCGGGCGCTGCTCGCGTTCGTCACGGGCTCGGACGGTGACGTGGCCGCGGCCACCGGTAGGGCGGTGGCCAGGGACGGGGGCACTGCGGTGACGGGCGTCGAGCGTGCCGGGGGAGGGGGCGGACGGTCGGCGCGAGCATTCAACACCGGGGACGCGGAGGCCACCGGCCCGGGCTCCCGAGCGGTCAGCGGCATCACTGACGCGTAGCCGGCGCGTAATCCGATGTACAGCCATCAGGCAGCCGTCGGGCGGACAACGATGGCCGATGGCCGATGGCCGATGGCCGATGGCCGAAGACCGATGGCCGAAGACCGAAGACCGATCGCCGAAGTACGAAGCACGAAGACCGAAGAGCCGAAGGACGGAGGGCGCGGCCGTGGCCAAATGGCGCTGGGGCAGGCGGCGTGACAAGGGCGGGCGCACCATGGCGCGGGGCACGGCCGTCGAAGGGTTGCGCGTGACGGGTGACGTCCCTCCCGATCCCTCCGTGCAGCAGGTGACGGGGAGCGGGAACGCCGTCGCCGACAACGGCGGCATCGCGGTCACGGGCATCTACAACGATCACTCCTCCGTGCTGCTGCCACCCGAGGTGTTGCGGTCGGCGGCCAAGGTGAAGGCCCCTCGGGGGATGAACGATCTGCCGTACCTGCCCGCGCACTTCGTGGGCAGGGCGTCCGAACTCGACGCCCTCGACACCGCCCTGAGGACGCCCGGCAAGGTGCACCTGCAGGCAGTCCACGGACTCGGCGGAGTCGGCAAGAGCGCCCTGGCGGCCCACTGGGCGTCGACCCGGTCCCGATCCCGTTCCCGCGGGCTGAAGACGATCCGGTGGATCACCGCCGACAGCCCGGCCGGCGTCCAGGAGGGGCTGGCCGGCCTGGCCATCGCCCTGCAGCCCGCGCTGGCCAAGGTGCTCACGGCGGACGCCCTGGCCGAGTACGCGCTGCAGTGGCTGGCCGGGCACAGCGGCTGGCTGCTGGTCCTCGACAACGTCAGCGACCCGGCCGACATCGCCGGACTGCTCGCCCGCGCCCCCGGCGGCCGGTTTCTGATCACCAGCCGGCTCGCCACGACGTGGACCACCGCCACCACCGTCATCCGCCTCGACGTCCTGGACCCGGCCGAGTCCCTGACCCTGCTCACCGACATCGTCAACGCGGCCGGCCCCCGCGACCTGGACGGCGCCGCCGAGTTGTGCGCCGGACTAGGCCATCTGCCCCTCGCCGTCCGACAGGCCGCCTTCTACCTGGCCCGGAACCCCTTGCTCACCCCGCGCGACTACCTCGACCTCCTGCGCCAGGAACCAGCTGAAACGTTTCAGCGGGCTGGTGAGGAAGGCCGCACCGCGGCCGAGCGAACCGTCGCCCGCGTCTGGCGCGTGACGATGGACCGCATCAGCGAACTCCAGCCGTCCGCGGTCGACCTCCTGCGCACCTTGGCCTGGTACGCCCCCGACCGCATCCCCGCCCACCTCCTCGACGGGACGGCCGCGCCCCCCGACGTCGCCGGGGCGATCGGGCTCCTGAACGGCTACAGCATGATCGGTGTCGACCCGGCCACCCGCACCCTCTCGGTGCACCGCCTCGTACAGGATCTGGCCCGTACGCCCGACCCCGACGACCCGCACCGTAACTGGATGCGCGTCGAGGTGGACCGCGTCCGCGCGACCTGTCTCCTGCACGCCGTCGTTCTCCCCATGTCCTGGCGGGAACCCGCCTCATGGCCCCAGTGGCGCAGCCTGATCCCGCACATCGACGCCCTGGTCCGCAACGCGCCGGACTCCGACGACCTGCCCGATACGGCGGATCTCCTCAACCAGGCGGGGGGATACCTCCACAGCCAGGGGCTGGCCGACCGGGCCGTCCCGCACCATGAGAGGGCGCTCGCCTTCCGGGAACGGAAGCTGGGGCCGGACCATCCCCGCACCTCCGATTCCCTCAACAACCTCGCGGCCGCCCGCCAGGCGATCGGTGACCTGGCCGGGGCCGTTGAGCTGTTCGAGCGGGCCATCGCGGTGACCGAGCAGCAGATGGGCAAGGACCATCCGCTCAGCATCGGATCCCGGTCCAATCTCGCGGGCGTCATCCTGGAGGCCGGGGACGTGGGCCGCGCGACGGCCATGTACGAGCAGGCCCTCGCCGACAGCATCCGTCTGGGGGGCGAAGAGCATTACGTCGCGATCCTCGTCCGCTGCGGTCTGGCGAACGCCTACCTGGCGGCTGGGCACTTCGACCGGGCGGTCGCCCTGCAGGAGCGGACCGTCGCCATCAGCACCCGTGTGCTGGGGGAGGACCACGTCGACACCCTCGCCGCCCGCCTCATCCTCGCCCAGGCGTCCCAGGCCGCGGGAGACCCGGCCCGGGCCGTCCCGCTGTACGAACAGCTCCGCCGCGGCCAGGAGCGCGCCCTGGGCGAGGACCACCCGTACACCCTCGCCACCCGCACCAACCTCGCCTTCGCGCACCGGGAGTCGGGAGACCCGGGCCGCGCGATCGAGGAGTACGAGCAAGCGGTCGAGGACCGGTCGCGCGCCCTGGGCGACGACCACCCCCACACCCTCACCGCCCGCGGCCAACTCGCCGACGCCCATGTCCAGGCCGGGCACTCGGAGCGGGCGATC contains these protein-coding regions:
- a CDS encoding tetratricopeptide repeat protein; this encodes MAKWRWGRRRDKGGRTMARGTAVEGLRVTGDVPPDPSVQQVTGSGNAVADNGGIAVTGIYNDHSSVLLPPEVLRSAAKVKAPRGMNDLPYLPAHFVGRASELDALDTALRTPGKVHLQAVHGLGGVGKSALAAHWASTRSRSRSRGLKTIRWITADSPAGVQEGLAGLAIALQPALAKVLTADALAEYALQWLAGHSGWLLVLDNVSDPADIAGLLARAPGGRFLITSRLATTWTTATTVIRLDVLDPAESLTLLTDIVNAAGPRDLDGAAELCAGLGHLPLAVRQAAFYLARNPLLTPRDYLDLLRQEPAETFQRAGEEGRTAAERTVARVWRVTMDRISELQPSAVDLLRTLAWYAPDRIPAHLLDGTAAPPDVAGAIGLLNGYSMIGVDPATRTLSVHRLVQDLARTPDPDDPHRNWMRVEVDRVRATCLLHAVVLPMSWREPASWPQWRSLIPHIDALVRNAPDSDDLPDTADLLNQAGGYLHSQGLADRAVPHHERALAFRERKLGPDHPRTSDSLNNLAAARQAIGDLAGAVELFERAIAVTEQQMGKDHPLSIGSRSNLAGVILEAGDVGRATAMYEQALADSIRLGGEEHYVAILVRCGLANAYLAAGHFDRAVALQERTVAISTRVLGEDHVDTLAARLILAQASQAAGDPARAVPLYEQLRRGQERALGEDHPYTLATRTNLAFAHRESGDPGRAIEEYEQAVEDRSRALGDDHPHTLTARGQLADAHVQAGHSERAIPLCKRVLEDRLRVLGEDHPDTLAARESLASAYRAAGELGRAILLCAQVLEDRLRVLGEDHPDTVNARSNLAVVHAERGDPDTAIPLSEQSLATSVRMLGEDHPHIPSARLNLASAYQAAGNPGRAVPLLEQALTAYVRTLGEDHFRSLNALHALANAHREAGNPAAVVPLCERILASYGRTLGKDDPQTLQAASNLALAHLEAGDTERALPLLKTAYRTAKRAFGPGHVDFLTAGHNLAQAHHVAGDLGKAIRLYRRILFMSVPILGESDPLTISAQAHLAAAYAEQQARRMGQTRPR
- a CDS encoding helix-turn-helix transcriptional regulator, coding for MGGLEGLGLTDSAERVYRAIVTHPEMGVQEISRGVGMDDEVVRSCMDELADLALVRPTSTARQSVLISPKVALEALVTQRKAELFRVQHELELSSVAASELVAEIGAHPYVGATEGIEVLRGVDEIRGTFERLSFGISSEVLAIIPLSRLDPKGMESSRVLDEDLMQRGVKLQTLYLDSIRNDRAARDYASWLTELGGEVRTAPVLPRRLTVIDREMAIIPVDSQSQEALLVSVAGVVEALIAMFGTIWNFADPLGTSDQRTDEGITSQEQALLRLLGSGLTDEAACKRLGVSLRSVRRMMADLMVRLEAGSRFEAGAKAAQRGWI
- a CDS encoding maleylpyruvate isomerase N-terminal domain-containing protein → MSEMQRVLGPHDAKDWSVPAGSLEWSCWTTAAHIAHDLLAYAGQVAARATDGYLSFDLAVRSDSSPREVLQVVAACAGLLASALATTGPEARAWHFGPCDPPGFAAMGVAEILLHTHDITQGLGVPWLPPAPLCEVVLRRLFPDAPPGDPTQVLLWCTGRGDLDHRPRRTSWTWQAAVAE
- a CDS encoding ricin-type beta-trefoil lectin domain protein — its product is MLPLVGVAVLSLGAGLIAAPSAFAENGPANHGPANHNWPASTPKPKPTAEQKALEAALAQAKSMGKRVVVDHLTTANSQTFANPGGTLTVDAASAPERVKQANGSWRAIDTTLKVNADGTISPTVVPSALSISGGGTGPMATMTTGDGKKLAFKAPFKLPKPTLDGNDALYKNVLPDVDLRLTATQLGGWSQVLIVRTAQAAANPALKKIRLDVDAPGLHTSADAAGNIAFNDVQGKARFTSPTSFMWDSAKTATPDTAAAPQSGAKAGKSAAVSGADAAPQAAPAPAAADAVATSTADAPGDTANVKPIAVKTDATGIDLTPDTSLLGQGTGPWYIDPGVNPTADSGNQAWSQVQEAYPDTNEFNGTSDGQNTPAAGYCGYSTCTIKGRTRAYFQIGINTAIHGAEVLDARLYATVVSSSSPSTATPMGLYHTGGISSPTSWNHQPCDKNSRMGGCTKIGGATISGTGEIQYDVTAQMKNAASGRWSTFTFGLAPDDEGNMYYRQRFNNTPHVVTTYDFQPFVGNPRTSPTPGFAGTGSYSACTTPGAAQPWDNPGWMGANTNVYLTSDTWSPTGRQLQTTFQMWDDDAAGASQWFQTGWNGSSGDVVVDAGRLIEGHQYGWTARTTDGTLTSAETGWCFFRVDRTAPSASVTSTDFPASGTTGGHPKRVDEPGTFTLFGADNAPTTGTNRSSGLACARWTTDPVKAASDWNCTDTDSQIIKTFTDGKATVNYTPRAWGTNYLYLQTQDNAGNMSQPIAYSFYVPSNPNSPAPIFGDINGDKKADVVLADSAGNIRQINGGGDPAASPVALARSSVSGNGWNGIQLTHRGSLGYKNVDDLLAHEPGKPNLYVFTNNNTGLVDSQAPNKVDKPGSCAKTDGTPIVCADYGFGIDWSKVTQIAAYGSITGDSKAGLPNSLPQTSLLWVENGRLWLGIPGATNQLDSPAYLISGNDTKWDSYELITPGRAKGTNFATLWARNKTDGGTLHAFTVTGGTPDAPVLTAIADPAAGAISGKIDPARYPRVGSDGDLTGDNIPDLWAVDKEQQLVSFAGAGTAPNGTSILYPTVTGVASAFTLQGNLNTPTVQWKLNAVSGTSTPSAGGNKYPGTVAGAVTFPTEVIDGRSTKYAAFGGAGSSITTTGPGIDTRKDFTITTWAKHGSTSPGPTTSMIVSQDGTQNSSFMIYGDKNTGQWHFAMANAQGGGWPYDYTSVANQSARWTADTWTRLTAVYNAGTGLMSLYVNGVLASTGHHAANTSPAPSGSIVFGRYKVSGANSDTLNGGVSNFAAYNYAAAPTAPAVTGRITLSAAPAPGICMDNDYALSNDGNKIQIAACNGTAAQDFDVRADGSLRIQGKCVNATNAGTANLTLLELRTCGGTPTPAQQFVPRADGSIYNPVSGRCVDLGNYNTTPGTQLWLYDCNPSNAQRWSITTLGTAPLPVPTLDAAP